The following proteins come from a genomic window of Pocillopora verrucosa isolate sample1 chromosome 6, ASM3666991v2, whole genome shotgun sequence:
- the LOC136281843 gene encoding octopamine receptor beta-2R-like, which produces MNDSNATSKFPKQHSDDGLKTLSKFLPIAIVIVLANGLVFVLFYRCRRLRTSSNYVLLSLAICDFSIGAIAIPYFIVHNFGISPPQMNYGVYASHTLLVISGAYHILFITGLKYMATVSPLKHHLVTKSLVLKIVFGICITSTVFAVIPVVLPNAEVSARWEVIHTAVCLVAVFLFPYIFMIYAYIAMFSAITKRQRPSLIKNKNSREQKKKKSDRKCILVFATMAIIFACCWFSYFIVMLLFQIGLKDLLSVIEAVMVIRYITSLANPLLYTFFKRDFWSAFQNLLQNKEKVTSTSQKSQTGSLTLTSRLRSRSSVNSRRLTTLEGEGLEPRMIPNTNVTFGEETFLTSRV; this is translated from the coding sequence ATGAATGACAGCAATGCAACCTCAAAGTTTCCTAAACAACACTCCGACGATGGACTCAAGACCCTGAGTAAATTTCTTCCAATTGCCATAGTAATAGTTCTGGCTAATGGACTcgtgtttgtcttgttttaccGATGTCGTCGACTTCGCACCTCTTCTAACTACGTGCTTCTCAGTTTGGCAATTTGTGACTTCAGTATTGGCGCTATCGCTATTCCATACTTCATTGTTCATAATTTTGGCATTTCGCCGCCACAAATGAATTATGGGGTTTACGCCTCGCATACATTACTAGTTATTTCAGGTGCTTATCACATACTCTTTATTACTGGGCTCAAGTACATGGCAACTGTCAGTCCACTGAAACACCACTTGGTGACCAAGAGcttggttttgaaaattgtgttcGGCATTTGCATCACTTCTACTGTTTTTGCTGTCATTCCTGTCGTTTTGCCTAATGCTGAGGTATCTGCACGTTGGGAAGTTATTCATACTGCAGTTTGTCTTGTTGCAGTGTTCCTTTTCCCGTACATATTTATGATTTATGCATACATAgccatgttcagtgcaattACTAAAAGGCAACGACCATCGttgattaagaataaaaacTCGCGggagcagaagaaaaaaaaaagtgacaggAAGTGTATCTTGGTTTTCGCAACCATGGCGATCATATTTGCCTGCTGTTGGTTCTCTTATTTTATCGTCATGCTTTTATTCCAAATAGGACTAAAAGATTTGCTTAGCGTCATTGAAGCTGTTATGGTCATTCGATATATCACATCTTTGGCCAACCCTCTTCTCTACACGTTTTTCAAACGCGACTTCTGGTCCGCCTTTCAGAATCTgttgcaaaacaaggaaaaggtCACTTCTACTTCTCAAAAAAGTCAAACAGGGTCTCTTACTCTTACGAGCCGACTGAGATCCAGATCGAGCGTCAACAGTAGAAGGTTAACGACGCTCGAAGGAGAAGGACTAGAACCGAGAATGATTCCCAATACGAACGTGACCTTTGGGGAAGAGACATTTCTTACAAGCCGTGTTTAA